The following proteins are co-located in the Lacticaseibacillus paracasei subsp. paracasei genome:
- the xseA gene encoding exodeoxyribonuclease VII large subunit has translation MVDASQYLSVTALTQYLKRKFDADPYLAKVYLTGEISNYRKRVGNQYFSLKDDHAKIGALMFRNAFSKVQFDLEEGMKVLVVGRVSLYEPSGEYRLIVEHLEPDGVGALYQAFEQLKKKLAAEGLFDRNQRPLPLFPKRVAVVTSPSGAVIQDIMTTVARRYPILQLTLFPAVVQGDQAADSLVKRLNQIKTIGGFDAVIIGRGGGSIEDLWPFNEEKVARALVDMPMPVVSSVGHETDTTITDFIADRRAATPTAAAEIVTPVTLIDALNRISEDRVRLVNAMHNRLKNAAIRVQRSAQSVVLTQPDRLYDQYVQRVDQFQQRLQQSMHNRLRDADHRLAMATSQLDGRQLFIRLVNLQRQVTGDRHRLDQAMRGLVKTKRQAFASAVSGLDHLSPLKILGRGFAYVTDKQGQMLKSLSDYELDQDIHIHVADGQVGAHVTTKEKTHG, from the coding sequence ATGGTTGATGCCAGTCAATATTTAAGCGTCACGGCACTCACTCAATATCTCAAACGCAAATTTGATGCGGACCCTTACCTTGCCAAAGTCTATCTGACGGGTGAAATTTCCAATTATCGCAAACGTGTAGGTAATCAGTATTTCTCACTCAAAGACGATCACGCTAAAATCGGTGCGCTGATGTTTCGTAATGCCTTCAGCAAGGTTCAATTTGACCTTGAGGAAGGTATGAAAGTCCTAGTTGTTGGGCGAGTCAGTTTATATGAACCCAGCGGCGAATATCGTTTAATTGTCGAACATCTCGAACCAGATGGTGTGGGTGCGCTTTATCAAGCTTTTGAGCAACTGAAGAAAAAGTTGGCGGCTGAAGGGCTATTTGACCGCAACCAACGACCACTGCCACTCTTTCCCAAACGGGTGGCAGTTGTGACCAGCCCAAGTGGTGCCGTCATTCAAGATATCATGACGACGGTCGCACGCCGCTATCCGATTTTGCAATTAACGCTGTTCCCGGCAGTTGTCCAAGGCGATCAAGCCGCCGATTCACTGGTGAAACGATTAAACCAGATTAAAACAATAGGTGGATTCGATGCTGTGATCATTGGCCGCGGTGGTGGTTCAATTGAAGATCTTTGGCCTTTTAACGAGGAAAAAGTTGCGCGCGCATTGGTCGACATGCCGATGCCGGTTGTCAGCTCAGTGGGGCATGAAACCGATACAACCATTACCGATTTTATTGCCGATCGACGGGCGGCAACGCCAACTGCTGCGGCGGAAATTGTAACGCCCGTGACATTGATTGATGCGCTTAATCGAATTTCTGAAGATCGGGTGCGACTGGTCAATGCCATGCATAATCGGCTCAAAAATGCCGCGATTCGAGTGCAGCGTTCTGCACAAAGTGTTGTGTTGACGCAACCGGATCGACTTTATGATCAATACGTTCAGCGAGTCGATCAATTTCAACAACGGCTACAACAGAGTATGCATAATCGCCTGCGCGATGCTGATCATCGTTTGGCAATGGCAACTTCCCAATTGGATGGCCGGCAACTGTTTATCCGATTGGTCAATTTGCAGCGGCAAGTGACTGGGGATCGTCATCGCTTGGATCAAGCGATGCGCGGTTTGGTGAAAACTAAGCGTCAGGCATTTGCTAGTGCCGTGAGTGGCCTTGATCACCTAAGTCCGTTAAAAATCTTGGGCCGCGGATTTGCTTACGTGACCGATAAACAAGGTCAGATGCTGAAAAGTCTAAGTGACTACGAGCTAGATCAAGATATTCATATTCACGTGGCTGATGGACAAGTCGGCGCACACGTCACCACAAAGGAGAAAACACATGGCTGA
- the folD gene encoding bifunctional methylenetetrahydrofolate dehydrogenase/methenyltetrahydrofolate cyclohydrolase FolD — translation MATRLDGRAVSKKILADLKQTIAQLAQHDVTPTLAVVLVGSNPASEVYVRNKQRRAEDIGVRSLMFRMPEATTQADLLAKVAELNHDPDIDAILVQLPLPAGLDEQAVIDAIDPDKDVDGFSPVSVGRLWANEPTVVASTPYGIMALLDAYDIDVAGKRVVIIGRSNIVGRPLAGLMVNHDATVTIAHSKTRDLKQLAKEADILVVAVGVPHFIGADAVKPGAVVIDVGISRGADGKVLGDVDEAAVAPIASAITPVPGGVGPMTIASLMAQTVTLAKRRANG, via the coding sequence TTGGCAACCCGACTAGATGGCAGAGCAGTTTCAAAGAAAATACTGGCAGACCTTAAGCAAACCATTGCTCAATTGGCACAACACGATGTGACGCCGACATTGGCAGTTGTTTTGGTGGGATCAAATCCGGCCAGTGAGGTTTATGTACGTAATAAACAGCGCCGTGCAGAAGATATTGGCGTTCGTTCTTTAATGTTTCGAATGCCTGAAGCGACAACGCAGGCGGACTTGCTGGCGAAGGTTGCCGAGTTGAATCATGATCCGGATATTGATGCTATTTTGGTTCAGTTGCCGTTACCAGCAGGACTTGATGAACAGGCGGTGATTGATGCTATCGATCCTGATAAAGATGTTGACGGGTTTAGTCCGGTTAGTGTAGGGCGGTTATGGGCCAATGAACCAACTGTTGTGGCGTCCACGCCTTATGGCATCATGGCGTTGTTGGATGCTTATGATATTGATGTTGCGGGCAAACGGGTTGTGATCATTGGCCGTTCAAACATTGTCGGTCGGCCGCTGGCTGGTTTAATGGTCAATCACGATGCCACCGTCACAATTGCGCATAGTAAAACCCGTGATCTTAAACAGCTGGCAAAAGAAGCTGATATTTTGGTGGTTGCTGTTGGGGTGCCGCATTTTATTGGTGCCGATGCGGTGAAACCAGGGGCAGTGGTCATTGACGTTGGTATTTCGCGTGGAGCTGACGGTAAGGTACTTGGGGATGTTGACGAAGCCGCGGTGGCGCCGATTGCCAGCGCCATCACGCCAGTACCAGGTGGTGTGGGGCCAATGACAATTGCTTCGCTCATGGCCCAGACAGTGACCTTGGCTAAGAGGCGAGCAAATGGTTGA
- the nusB gene encoding transcription antitermination factor NusB, translating to MESRHAIREAAFQALFALATNPEADKDAVYAEVLPQDTEVPAYLTTLVEGVLSKQADLDAALTPQLKKGWTLSRLTKPDLIILRLGLYEIRYEEAMPEAAAINEAINLAKRYSDDQSAKFVNGILANFIQATPQA from the coding sequence ATGGAATCACGACATGCGATCCGTGAGGCTGCTTTTCAGGCGCTGTTTGCCTTGGCAACCAATCCGGAAGCTGATAAAGATGCGGTGTATGCCGAAGTTTTACCTCAAGATACCGAGGTACCGGCTTATTTAACCACGCTGGTTGAGGGTGTTTTGAGTAAACAGGCTGATTTGGATGCTGCCTTGACGCCGCAATTAAAAAAAGGCTGGACCCTCAGTCGCTTGACGAAGCCGGATTTAATCATCCTGCGATTAGGTCTATACGAAATTCGTTATGAAGAAGCGATGCCGGAAGCTGCGGCGATTAATGAGGCCATCAATTTGGCAAAGCGTTACAGCGATGATCAATCAGCCAAGTTTGTGAATGGCATTTTGGCGAACTTCATCCAAGCAACGCCGCAAGCATAA